The Nitrospira sp. KM1 genome includes a window with the following:
- a CDS encoding DUF3365 domain-containing protein: MSDNKPLLWTLGGAAFAFVAVVFYWIFALTLSDRMRSDKITPQRTAEFIHAVLEANRNNYTDNVVVKLQRDGIEAHEHWRDERGVPLPAQFLLESGRLVALKDLNLSFRLASLTPIYVWNGANSDLERQGLTAVQKNPENPFFGTIKKGDVRLFQAIYSDKAISQACVDCHNSHPNSPRRDFQLNDVMGGIIISFPIDQ, from the coding sequence ATGTCGGATAATAAGCCCCTTCTGTGGACGCTTGGCGGTGCGGCATTTGCATTTGTCGCGGTGGTTTTTTATTGGATCTTTGCCCTGACGTTGTCCGACCGGATGAGGTCCGACAAGATCACGCCGCAGAGGACCGCCGAATTTATTCACGCCGTTCTCGAAGCCAATAGAAACAATTACACCGACAACGTGGTAGTCAAACTGCAGCGAGATGGGATCGAAGCCCATGAACATTGGCGGGATGAACGGGGCGTTCCTCTGCCCGCCCAGTTTCTATTGGAGTCAGGGCGGCTGGTGGCCTTGAAAGATCTCAATCTCTCGTTTCGGCTGGCCAGCTTGACTCCGATTTACGTTTGGAACGGCGCGAACAGTGATTTGGAGCGGCAAGGATTGACCGCAGTTCAAAAAAACCCTGAAAATCCCTTTTTCGGAACTATCAAGAAGGGAGATGTTCGTCTCTTCCAGGCCATCTATTCGGATAAGGCTATCTCTCAGGCCTGCGTCGATTGTCATAATTCCCATCCCAACAGTCCCCGCCGAGACTTCCAACTCAACGATGTCATGGGTGGCATCATTATTTCCTTCCCGATCGACCAATAA
- a CDS encoding alanine--glyoxylate aminotransferase family protein — MRIPDFTPPHRLLLGPGPSQVHPRVLRAMSLPVIGHLDPSFLSLMNDVQEMLRTVFQTTNPFTIAVSGTGSAGMEASIVNVIEPGDAVIVGVNGVFGTRLASVVDRCGGKAVRLDAPWGQSIDPNAVEQALRRSGPVKAVVVVQAETSTGVWQPLDTLAMLCREHDALFIVDAVTSLGGLPVEVDRHGIDICYSGTQKCLSCPPGLSPMTISTRALAAIRHRRTPCQSWYLDMGLIADYWQEGTRAYHHTAPISMLYALREALRLVDEEGLTQRIARHRLNSEALTAGLAELGLHPLPQPRERLTTLHCVLVPPAIPEAEIRHDLLSRYGIEIGGGLGPLKGKVWRIGLMGESSTESNVLTFLNALEELSIRGGWLDTPGLALAAAARIFSRGIS, encoded by the coding sequence ATGAGAATTCCTGACTTTACACCTCCTCATCGTCTTCTGCTGGGACCTGGTCCCAGCCAGGTTCATCCCCGAGTTTTACGAGCGATGTCACTGCCGGTCATTGGACATTTGGATCCGTCATTTCTAAGCCTGATGAACGACGTCCAGGAAATGCTCCGAACCGTGTTTCAGACCACCAATCCGTTTACAATTGCCGTCTCGGGGACCGGATCGGCAGGCATGGAGGCTTCGATCGTCAATGTAATCGAACCGGGGGACGCGGTGATTGTCGGGGTCAACGGCGTGTTCGGAACGCGCTTGGCCTCTGTCGTGGATCGATGTGGGGGAAAGGCTGTCAGGCTCGACGCCCCCTGGGGGCAAAGCATCGATCCCAATGCCGTCGAGCAGGCGCTCCGTCGCTCGGGACCGGTCAAGGCGGTCGTCGTCGTCCAGGCGGAAACATCAACCGGTGTGTGGCAACCGCTCGACACTCTCGCCATGCTGTGCCGGGAACACGATGCCTTGTTCATTGTAGATGCCGTGACCTCTCTTGGGGGTCTTCCTGTCGAGGTCGACCGCCATGGCATCGACATCTGCTACAGCGGCACCCAAAAATGTCTCAGTTGTCCGCCGGGACTTTCCCCCATGACGATCAGCACACGGGCACTGGCGGCCATCCGGCATCGCCGCACGCCCTGCCAGAGTTGGTATCTGGATATGGGACTGATTGCCGATTATTGGCAGGAGGGAACACGGGCCTATCACCATACCGCCCCGATTTCCATGCTGTATGCCTTACGGGAAGCGCTGCGATTGGTCGATGAGGAGGGTCTGACGCAGCGCATCGCACGACATCGACTCAATAGTGAAGCACTGACGGCGGGGCTCGCCGAATTGGGATTGCATCCGCTTCCGCAACCACGAGAGCGGCTGACCACGTTGCATTGCGTCCTTGTCCCTCCGGCTATTCCTGAAGCCGAGATTCGTCACGACCTTCTGTCTCGTTACGGCATCGAGATCGGCGGCGGCCTTGGGCCGCTCAAGGGAAAAGTCTGGCGGATCGGATTGATGGGAGAGTCCTCGACCGAGTCGAACGTGCTGACGTTCTTGAATGCGCTGGAGGAATTGTCTATTCGAGGCGGATGGTTGGATACGCCAGGGCTCGCACTGGCTGCGGCAGCCCGTATCTTCAGTCGAGGTATCTCTTGA